CTCACCGAACGGTGAGGCTCGCACGCTTCGGCGGCCTGAACGTCCATCCCAGCCCCCTCCCGGTCGGGCGCGGCCCAGATCCGTTGTTCTGGACCTTTCGTCGAGGCGATGGCAATGCTGCAGTATCGATACATGCCCTCACCGGCGAGTTCGATGCTGGTGCAATCTACGCCCAGCAGCCCCTCACGTATCAGCCTGGAATCCGTGAGAACGAACTGGATGCCAATCTGGCGCAGGTCGGCGGAACGCTGCTCGCCGATGTCATCACACACTTGATGAATGGCACAGCTCAGCCATCCGTGCAGGATGATGAATACGCCACTTACGAGCCGCTACCACGCGCCGACGACTATGTCGTCTCCAACACCGAACCAGTCGAGCGAGCGTACACGTTCATCCGCGGCATCGCCGGACGTGGCTACGCGATCACGATCAGGACGGATCGCGGCAGCGAGACCGTCAGCGATGCGCTCGCTTATGATTGCCGCACTGACTCAAACCGCGAAGCAGTGACCGGCGAAGACTGGATTCAGTTCGCTGACGGCTGGCTCCGCGTGCTCCGATGACGCAGCCAGATACGGCGAGACAGCAAGTTTCAGATAACCTGCGGAGGATTGAGTGAACGACACACGCGATCGAAGCCACGCCGAAGCTCTTGACGAGCACGATCCCCTCGCCGCATTTCGCGAGCGATTCTACGTCCAGCCCGGCCAGATCTACATGGACGGCAATTCGCTCGGCTTGTTGTCACGCGACGCGGAAGCAGCTGTAATCAATGCGCTCGACGAATGGAAGACACTCGGAATCAATGGCTGGATGTCGGCCCAACCGCCGTGGCTGACACTCGGCGAAGAGCTCGGACGCCGCCAGGCAGCCATGTTCGGCGCTGAACCGGACGAGATCGTTGTGACCGGGTCAATCACAAACAACATCCATGCGCTCGTCGCGAGCTTCTATCAACCCACACATGAACGCCGCAAGATCGTCGCGACCTCGCTCGACTTCCCGTCGGATATTTATGCCCTGCAAGCCCACATTCGCCTGCACGGCGGCGATGAGCAGGCAGACCTCGCCCTGGTTCCCAGTCGCGACGGTCGGACGATCGACGAAGACGACGTCATCGCGGCCCTGCAGCCGGACGTCGCGCTGGCTCTGCTGCCCAGCGTCCTGTATCGCAGCGGGCAGCTACTCGACATGGAACGCGTGACTGCAGCAGCGCGCGAGCGCGGCATTCCACTGGGCTGGGACTGCGCCCATTCAGCCGGCATCGTCCCGCACAAGCTCTCAGCCTGGGGCGTCGATTTCGCCATGTGGTGCAACTATAAATATCTGAATGCTGGCCCTGGAAGTGTCGGTTCGCTCTACGTCAATCAGCGTCACTTCGATCGACTGCCCGCCCTGCCTGGCTGGTGGGGCTACCAGCGTCAGCGCCAGTTCGACATGCTCTTCGACTTCGAAGCGGCTGACGGTGCGGCCGGCTGGCAGATCAGCACCATCGGCGTACTCAGCGCGGCTCCGCTGATCGGTGCACTCGACATTCACAACGAAGCGGGTATCGAGCGCATCCGAACGAAGTCACTGGCACTCACCGGGTATCTGATGGACCTGATGCGATCACGCGGCATGCTCGGAGAAGCGACCGGGTACGCCATCGGCACGCCAGACCCGTCAATGGGACGGGGCGGACACGTTGCGCTCGAGCATCCTGAAGCGACGAAGATCATCAAGGCGCTGAAAGCACGCGGCGTTACACCCGACTTCCGGCCACCGAATGTGATTCGCCTCGCGCCCATCCCACTGTACACGTCATTTGTCGATGTCTGGGAGACCGTTCGCCATCTGGAGGAAATCGTATCGACCGGAGAATTCAAGCAGTATGAGGACGGGCGCGACCTGGTCGCCTGATCTGCCGCCTCGACCCGTCTAGTACAATCGCGGACGGCTTGGCGGGGGCGGGCCGAGATGGACATCGACATGGAGCGTTCTCATGCGGCTCGCGAGCGAGATAGAACTCGAGCACGTCGGACAACGCATCCTGTTCAGACTTCCGGTTGCGATCTGGTCGATGCTCCTGACCGCGTTCGCGATGAGCCTCGGCTTCTTCATGCTCATTCCCCTCGTCTCGGTCTACTACACCGAGTCGCTCGGATTCACCGCAGCGATGGTTGGTCTGGCGCTCGCTGTACGTCAGTTTTCCCAGCAGGGGTTGATGCTCGTTACCGGCACGCTCGCCGAGCGCGTTGGGTATCGACCAGTGCTGGCAATTGGCATGATGATCCGCTCAACCGGGTTTGTCATGTTCGTCGTGGCTAGCGACCTGCCGCGCTTGCTGGTCGCTTCGTTCATTGCAGCGTTGGGTGGCGCATTCTTCGAGGTGAGCGCGCGGGCGCTGATGGCGACGCTGGTGCCGCCCGAGAACCGCACGCAAGGATTCGCGATGTGGTCGCTGGCGTCGAATGTCGGCCTGGCGCTCGGCCCGGTCATCGGCTCATTGCTCATCAAGACCAGCTTTTCGGCGGTCTGTCTTGCCGCGTCGGTCATGTACGTCTTCGGAGCGGTGAGCACGCTGTTGCTCATTCCTTCCGGCAACAGGTCACGAGTCGGCGTCGTTCGGCCACCGGGTCTCGTCAAGACGATCGGCGTGGTGGCTGCTGACCGCACATTCGTCATCTTCTGTGCGATCATGAGTGGTTACTACTTGCTGAATACCCAGCTCTACATCACCGTCCCACTCGAAACGCAGCGCCTGACTGGATCGACGAGCAAGCTCGGGATCATCTATCTGGTCAATTCGCTCGTCGCGATCAGCCTGCAATTCCCGCTGATCAAGCTGGCGTCGAAGCGCCTCGGCTCGCTACAGATCATCGTCACGGGAGTGGCGGTTCTTGGTGTTGCGCTCTGCGGGATTGGGCTCGGCGCAGGGTTCCCGATGGTCATCGCAAGCGTCGCGCTGATCGCCGTCTCGCGGGTGTTGGTTGAGCCAGTCGTCAACACGAGCGTCGCCGGCATCGCCGCCAAGGGTGGTGACGGTATGCTGGCCAGCTACTTTGGCTTCGCGGCGCTTTCAATCGCCATTGGCGGATCGGTTGGGCAACTGCTTGGCGGCTGGCTCTACGATCTTGCCGGCGACCTCAGTCGCCCATCGCTGCCATGGTTCGTGTTCGGTGCAATTGGCGCAGTCGTCACTGTGTCGCTCGCCGTCTACGCACGGTCTGCCGGCGCGACGCGTCTTGAGATCGCTGAGCCCGCCACCGCGTAAACGCAGCTATTCGCCAGCGACGCTGAGGCGGAAGATGCGGCCACCCGAATCGTCGGAGATCAGCACGCTGCCGTCCGGTATTTGCAGTACATCGACTGGCCGCCCCCAGGCGTCACCGTCATCGAGTAGAAAGCCGCTGACCAGATCGGTCACTTCGCCTGTCGGCGATCCATCTTTGAAGACAACGCGCACGACCTTGTAGCCGGTCGGTTCGCTGCGGTTCCACGAACCGTGGAACGCAATGAGCGCATCGCCATCAAGAGACCCGTCGAGCGCATGTGCATCGAGGAAGGTCAGTCCGAGCGGGGCCGAATGCGCCTGCATTTCGACCGCTGGAGGGACAGCGTTCTGGCAGCCCGCATCACCACCAAAGTCCGGGTCGACGATGTCACCGGCGTGACAACGCGGCCAGCCGAAATCCGCGCCGTCCGTTATCAGGTTGAGTGTTTCAGGCGGCACGTCATCACCCAGCATGTCGCGGCCATTGTTCGTCGCCCAAAGCTGGCCGCCGGCGTCAAACGCCAGGCCAACTGCATTGCGCAGTCCAACAGCGACGATCTCACCGCCAGTGCCGTCCGCGTTGTAGCGACTGACCGTCGCGCGAATCGCCTCGTCCTCCCAGCATACATTGCAAGACGAACCAACGGCCAGGTACAGCATCCCATCCGGTCCGAAGACAATCGTGCGCGACCAGTGGCCACCGGTCGGCAAGTCGGCAATCACAACCTTAGGCTGCTCGTAGAGACCATCGCCGTCATCATCGCTGACTCGGACGATCTGGTCAGTTTCGGCCACATAGAGATAGCCATCATGAAAGGCGATGCTGTGCGGCGCATTCAGGCGGTTCAGCACGACTTCCGGCGTATCAGCCACGCCATCCGAATCCGCATCGACGAGCCGCACCACGCGCCCACCAGCGCGGTCGGCAACATACACAACTCCGGCACCGTCCAGTGCCATGAAACGCGGCGCGCCCAGTCCTTCAGCAAACACTGACAGCATGAGGCCAGCGGGTACGTTGACATGATGACCGAGTATCTCGTTGGGAGTTGGGCTAGCAGATGGTGTTGAGGATGGCCGTTCCTGATCGCGGCCCGCCGAACATGCCGCAATGACTGCGGCGATGCACAGCAGGACCACGAAGCGACGTATCATCTGCCGGCTGGTTCTGTGGTGTGGAACGTGTTGGTCTGGAGAATGGATTCATCCTCGTAGGCCGAGCGCCTCAGCACACAAATGAATGGTAGATTGCGATGCAGCTCGCGGTGATCCAGTCCGTACCCAACGACATACTCATTGGGAATATCGAATCCCACATATCGTAGATCAACCGGGACGATCCGTCGTTCCGACTTGTCGAGCAAGGCGCAGACATCGAGGCTGGCCGGTTCTTGCGAGCGCAAGTACTCCAACACGAAGTCCATCGTGAAGCCAGTGTTGACGATGTCTTCGATCAACAAGACATGTCGCCCGCGAATATCAATGTCCAGCGATCGGTCGAAGTGAATGCCCTCCGGCGAGTCGTCCGGCAAGGCGACCGACAGGTAATCGATGACCAGCGGTCGGGTGATCGCTCGCGCCAGGTCGGCCAGAAAGAACGTCACACCTTTCAGCAATCCGACGAGGACGAGCGATTCACCAGCGTAGTCAGCCGAGATCTGCGCGCCGAGCTCCTGAACGCGCCGCTGTATCTCCGACTGCGAGAGCAGGACGCGCTCGATTTCGTCTTCTGACAGCGACGTGATGTCGACCGCACCGTAGCCGAATCGCGCCAGCAGCTCGTGAAAACCCTTGCGGTTGAGCAGCACAACGTTGGTCGATGGGTAGAGTTCCTTCAATCGCCGAATCTTGCGGTTCTTCCGCGTCACCAGCGACTGCTTCATAGTGGTCAGCTCGACAAACAGATCCTGCTCGGGAAGGTAGAAGTCGGGGGTGAACATCTGGGCGACCCGCCCATTGCGCCAGCGGAGGGCAAACGACTTTGGTTCGTATTGCCAACGAATCCGGTAGAAGTCCAGAAACGCAGCGAAGTCAGCTTCGGCAGGGTGGACAAACGGGGCGAGGTCATCCGGATCATTCGTGTGTTCGCCGTCTACCTGCTCAATATCGTCCTGGTGCTCATCATCGGTCAATGACTCGGTCCCAATCCTTCGGCTCCGACAGGTACGTGTGGGATCAGCGGCGCTGTTCGTCGATTGACCATCTGGAAAATTGGAGCAGTGACGGTCAGCCAGCGTCCTGAGTACACGTACGCGTAGGTTGCGATCGCCGCGCCGATCAGCGTGTCGATCACGTAATGCTCACCAGTGTAGACCAGTGAGAAGGCCATGAGGATGGAATAGATGAACATAGGCACGGATACCTTCCAGCCCGCGCGCAAGCTGAATAGGAAGACGAGGAACGTGATCGCCGAATGCAGCGATGGCATTGCTGCGACCGGATTCGGGTCGCCCAGCGCGCTATAGGTCCGGTCATAAAGCGACGAGTTGATCTGTCGACCGACGTTCGCCATCACCCGAAAGATGTCTTGCTGCGGCGCGCGATCCGCCGTCAGCCATGGCGGAGCTGCGGGTGACAGGAAATAGACCATCAGCCCAATGCCGAGTGTAATAACCGTGGCGATGAGATAGCGGCGATAGTGATCAGGCGCTTTCCGCCACATGATGATCGCCGCGACGTGCGGCACGAAGAAATAGGACCAGTGAATGAACGTTGTCGCGTAGTCGTACCAGTGGATATGAACTGGATCGAATAGTCGCTCCTGCAACCAGATCGTGGGAATTCGGCCATCAAAGAGTGCTCGTTCAATTGCGGTTACTTGTGTCGTACGCAGCTGCACACCCGTTTCGTCGGCGAGCGACCGCAAGAGGGTGAAGATCAACCAGGCTGCGCCGTACGGAAGGAACGCACCGGCATAGGCGCGAAAGCGCGAGATCGGCACGGCGATGATCGCGGCAGTAACCGCCGCACCCCAACCAATGAACGACGGGTTGAAGAGCAGGATTGCGGAAACGACGACAATCGCGATCCCGATACGAATGAGGATGTTCTGGTGGTCGCTGGCCCAACGTCGCAAGCGCATGCCACCGCTCGCTTTCGGAGCAGGTGAAACGGGTGGCTCGCGCTGCGGTTCCAGATCGCTCAACAACACCTACCCGACGTCAGTCAACCGGCGGTGATAGCTCAATACGATAGCGCTGCAGAGCCTTCGACGTTACGGTGATCGTGGGCACACCATCGGCTTCCTTGCGCGCGATGAACCCACGACGGGCCTGCTCCGTAAGCCACGCTTCGTCGTACCCGTGCGTAGCCATCAGCGCTTCGAAGTCCACACGGACCATCGTCGGCCCATCAGCCGTCGCTTCGCGATAGAAGCGTTCACGAGCGGCCTCCTCCGGCGTCTCCGGGGAGAGAACCAGGCGCTCGACAACCTCGCCGCCCTCAAGGTGGCGGATGATGTCGGGCAGATCTGCAGTTGTGACGTGACTATAGATGATTCCGTCGGGGTAGACGACTATATTTGGTCCGATGTCGCACAGTTCGATTGAGTCGCACGTGTTCACCATGACATCATGATCGAGGCCGCGACGTTTGCATTCAATGCGCAGTCGCCCTGCGACGTTCATCGCTCCCTTTTGCATGCAGTGTTGCGCTGTGCAAACCAGGACGTGCTTGCGGCTCCAGTACATATGCGCTCCGTTCTCCGGGCTTTTCCCGCCGCGGCTGCCGTGCGAGCGCGGTTAGCCGAAGCGGTACTGAATCCCAAACCCACCGCGCGGGTAGGTCCACTCGATATTGTCGAACTCGTTACAGACAATGCGGCAAGTACCGCACTCTACGCAGCCTTCGTATGAGAACAGGACCGTTCCATCGGGCTGTGGCGCATAGCATGCAGCCGGGCAGCAGTTGATGCACTGCTGGCGTTCGCACTGCAAGCACTGACGCGAATCGATGATCCGTATATGTGCGCGCGTCGGATCGACTGAATAGGAGTCGATGCTCAGCTTCTTTTCGAGCCCGACGCGATCCTGAATTCCGTCTATAACCACGCTGACTCCGTGTCGCTCGGTGAGTCAAATGCCTGCCGGAATCGTATCACTGACCGACCGACGCCCCGGAACCGTGCGTCGACCGCCAGTAGTCCGCAACTTCGCCAGCACTGGCAAACCAGACATTCGGATAGCCGCGAATAAACTCGATGAGCCGACCGAGCATCTGTAATCTGCCCGGTCGGCCAATGATCTGCGGGTGCATCGTCAGGTTGAAGAGTCCGCCTTGCAAGTAGATGCCGTCGAACTCTTCGGTCCATGCCTGATAGACGTTCTGCGCGCTGCTGATCGGACGTGGTCGACCACCGCCGTAGAGGAAGAACGGCGCATCGTCGAGCAGCCACTGCACCGGCAGTTCGACAATATCGGCTTCCTCATGAACCCAGGGGCGGAAGTCGCTCATCAGGTTCGATGAGTAACTGAAGCCATATTCCTTAAGCAACGCCAGCGTGTTCGCGGAGAACTCCCAGGCGGGCGATCGATAGCCGCGCGGTGGCGCACCAGTGATCGCCTCAAGCGCATTGATGCCTTTCAAGAGCACCTCGCGCTCGTCTTCGAGTGAGAGGTTGGTTGCATGCTCGTGGATCCAGCCGTGGTGACCCAGCTCGTGACCGGCCGCATGAACCTGCTCGATGATGTCGCGATGGTTCTCGGCGGTCCAGCCCGGGACGAAGAACGTGCCCGGCAGGCCCGCGTGCTCCAGCAACTCGAGAATGAGCGGCACCGCCACTTTCGCGCCGTATGTGCCCTGCGATAGCAGGCCAGGGAGCGAAAGCTTGGACATATCACCGGAAACCCAGAGTGTCTCTGCGTCGACGTCGAACGTCAGCGTAACGACACACTGGACCTCGTCTGGCCAGATACCCACACGCAACTCCTCGTTGTCGGGCAAATCGTCACCTAGCCCAGGTCGGCCAACGCCTCGTGCGGGTCCTTGAGGACACCGAGGAAGATCGGCGTATCGGACTTGGTGTACGGGCGTGACGCTGCCGGGCGGAGATACTCGACCATTCGGACCATCTCGCCGACGTCATCACCCTCGAAGGCGACCACGAACTCCCAGTCGCTGATGCCGAACGATGACACCGTGTTGGTCTGAATGTCAGGATACTCCCGCCCCATCCGACCATGCTCAGCCATAGCCGAGCGTCGCTCCTCAAACGGCACCTGGTACCACTCGTGCGTCTTGACGAACGGATACATCGACAGATAGCGCTTCGGCGCAAGACCACGCACGAACGCCGGGGCATGGTCGCTGGTGTACTTCGAGCCAAGCGACACACTCGGGTACGAGTGCTGGAGCGTCAAATAGTTACCGAGCGCCGAATCGCGGACTGCAATCGAGAAGCACTGCAGAGCGTCGAAATCATCGCTGATGCCCCACAGAATCAGATCGCTGTCCGGTCGCAGCCCAACGGTCGAATACACACCGCGCAACGTGACGCCCTTGCTCGGTGCTTCATGAAGCAGCGCAACAAACGCATCGCGCGCGGTGCTGCGATCGCTTTCGCTCAACTTTCGCCAGGCCGGATCGACCTGATACACCCAGAAGTTTACGTATGTCGTCCTACTCTGCTCGCTCATGTCCCCTTAGTTTCACTAAGCCTCATGACCAGATCGATTATGCCACCACGCAATCGGTTACTCTTCGGGGCCGACAACAACGACTTGCAGTGCATCTGGCAAGATGTGCTGCCGGGCAGCACGGACGATGTCGTCTGCGGTCAAAGAACGCACAATCGCGCGGTAGCGTTGCAGATAATCCAGCCCAAGATCGTGGAAACCAATGTCAGCAAGCACCGCCGCGACACTTCCGGCCGTTTCGAGCCCGAGCGGCAGGGAGCCGGTGACAAACGAGACGGCGTCAGTCATCTCTCGGTCTGTCGGACCGTCGGACAGGTAGCCGCGCAGCTCGGCTAAAATCGCCTCAATGGCGCGTTCAACGTTGGCAGGGTTCACGCCGGCACGCGCGCTCCATATGCCTGAGAGGCTACCGGCCTCCAAGCCGGAGTACGCGTAATACGCCATGCCTTGCCGCTCACG
The Thermomicrobiales bacterium genome window above contains:
- the kynU gene encoding kynureninase produces the protein MNDTRDRSHAEALDEHDPLAAFRERFYVQPGQIYMDGNSLGLLSRDAEAAVINALDEWKTLGINGWMSAQPPWLTLGEELGRRQAAMFGAEPDEIVVTGSITNNIHALVASFYQPTHERRKIVATSLDFPSDIYALQAHIRLHGGDEQADLALVPSRDGRTIDEDDVIAALQPDVALALLPSVLYRSGQLLDMERVTAAARERGIPLGWDCAHSAGIVPHKLSAWGVDFAMWCNYKYLNAGPGSVGSLYVNQRHFDRLPALPGWWGYQRQRQFDMLFDFEAADGAAGWQISTIGVLSAAPLIGALDIHNEAGIERIRTKSLALTGYLMDLMRSRGMLGEATGYAIGTPDPSMGRGGHVALEHPEATKIIKALKARGVTPDFRPPNVIRLAPIPLYTSFVDVWETVRHLEEIVSTGEFKQYEDGRDLVA
- a CDS encoding MFS transporter translates to MRLASEIELEHVGQRILFRLPVAIWSMLLTAFAMSLGFFMLIPLVSVYYTESLGFTAAMVGLALAVRQFSQQGLMLVTGTLAERVGYRPVLAIGMMIRSTGFVMFVVASDLPRLLVASFIAALGGAFFEVSARALMATLVPPENRTQGFAMWSLASNVGLALGPVIGSLLIKTSFSAVCLAASVMYVFGAVSTLLLIPSGNRSRVGVVRPPGLVKTIGVVAADRTFVIFCAIMSGYYLLNTQLYITVPLETQRLTGSTSKLGIIYLVNSLVAISLQFPLIKLASKRLGSLQIIVTGVAVLGVALCGIGLGAGFPMVIASVALIAVSRVLVEPVVNTSVAGIAAKGGDGMLASYFGFAALSIAIGGSVGQLLGGWLYDLAGDLSRPSLPWFVFGAIGAVVTVSLAVYARSAGATRLEIAEPATA
- a CDS encoding PQQ-dependent sugar dehydrogenase, with the translated sequence MLSVFAEGLGAPRFMALDGAGVVYVADRAGGRVVRLVDADSDGVADTPEVVLNRLNAPHSIAFHDGYLYVAETDQIVRVSDDDGDGLYEQPKVVIADLPTGGHWSRTIVFGPDGMLYLAVGSSCNVCWEDEAIRATVSRYNADGTGGEIVAVGLRNAVGLAFDAGGQLWATNNGRDMLGDDVPPETLNLITDGADFGWPRCHAGDIVDPDFGGDAGCQNAVPPAVEMQAHSAPLGLTFLDAHALDGSLDGDALIAFHGSWNRSEPTGYKVVRVVFKDGSPTGEVTDLVSGFLLDDGDAWGRPVDVLQIPDGSVLISDDSGGRIFRLSVAGE
- the hpt gene encoding hypoxanthine phosphoribosyltransferase, with translation MTDDEHQDDIEQVDGEHTNDPDDLAPFVHPAEADFAAFLDFYRIRWQYEPKSFALRWRNGRVAQMFTPDFYLPEQDLFVELTTMKQSLVTRKNRKIRRLKELYPSTNVVLLNRKGFHELLARFGYGAVDITSLSEDEIERVLLSQSEIQRRVQELGAQISADYAGESLVLVGLLKGVTFFLADLARAITRPLVIDYLSVALPDDSPEGIHFDRSLDIDIRGRHVLLIEDIVNTGFTMDFVLEYLRSQEPASLDVCALLDKSERRIVPVDLRYVGFDIPNEYVVGYGLDHRELHRNLPFICVLRRSAYEDESILQTNTFHTTEPAGR
- a CDS encoding phosphatase PAP2 family protein, which encodes MSDLEPQREPPVSPAPKASGGMRLRRWASDHQNILIRIGIAIVVVSAILLFNPSFIGWGAAVTAAIIAVPISRFRAYAGAFLPYGAAWLIFTLLRSLADETGVQLRTTQVTAIERALFDGRIPTIWLQERLFDPVHIHWYDYATTFIHWSYFFVPHVAAIIMWRKAPDHYRRYLIATVITLGIGLMVYFLSPAAPPWLTADRAPQQDIFRVMANVGRQINSSLYDRTYSALGDPNPVAAMPSLHSAITFLVFLFSLRAGWKVSVPMFIYSILMAFSLVYTGEHYVIDTLIGAAIATYAYVYSGRWLTVTAPIFQMVNRRTAPLIPHVPVGAEGLGPSH
- a CDS encoding (2Fe-2S) ferredoxin domain-containing protein, whose product is MNTCDSIELCDIGPNIVVYPDGIIYSHVTTADLPDIIRHLEGGEVVERLVLSPETPEEAARERFYREATADGPTMVRVDFEALMATHGYDEAWLTEQARRGFIARKEADGVPTITVTSKALQRYRIELSPPVD
- a CDS encoding ferredoxin family protein; translated protein: MVIDGIQDRVGLEKKLSIDSYSVDPTRAHIRIIDSRQCLQCERQQCINCCPAACYAPQPDGTVLFSYEGCVECGTCRIVCNEFDNIEWTYPRGGFGIQYRFG
- a CDS encoding polysaccharide deacetylase; its protein translation is MGIWPDEVQCVVTLTFDVDAETLWVSGDMSKLSLPGLLSQGTYGAKVAVPLILELLEHAGLPGTFFVPGWTAENHRDIIEQVHAAGHELGHHGWIHEHATNLSLEDEREVLLKGINALEAITGAPPRGYRSPAWEFSANTLALLKEYGFSYSSNLMSDFRPWVHEEADIVELPVQWLLDDAPFFLYGGGRPRPISSAQNVYQAWTEEFDGIYLQGGLFNLTMHPQIIGRPGRLQMLGRLIEFIRGYPNVWFASAGEVADYWRSTHGSGASVGQ
- a CDS encoding chlorite dismutase family protein, translating into MSEQSRTTYVNFWVYQVDPAWRKLSESDRSTARDAFVALLHEAPSKGVTLRGVYSTVGLRPDSDLILWGISDDFDALQCFSIAVRDSALGNYLTLQHSYPSVSLGSKYTSDHAPAFVRGLAPKRYLSMYPFVKTHEWYQVPFEERRSAMAEHGRMGREYPDIQTNTVSSFGISDWEFVVAFEGDDVGEMVRMVEYLRPAASRPYTKSDTPIFLGVLKDPHEALADLG